Proteins co-encoded in one Quercus robur chromosome 8, dhQueRobu3.1, whole genome shotgun sequence genomic window:
- the LOC126694060 gene encoding disease resistance protein RPM1-like: MAETAVSSLIDRLVHLLTQEAKLLAGIHGEVADIKDELESIQSFLKDADAKAAAEQDIDEGVKTWVKQVREVAFHIDVAIDQYLLQVAIHDPHPSGFRGTLQKTTHLLKTIIPRHKIAAKIQEIKASVQKINERSKRYGFQSTAQGSCCGARSISWNNDPRNDSLYLDDADVVGIESSIDELISWLVGGSPHRTVVSVVGMGELGKTTLTKKVYDNQMVKGYFDYHAWISVSQSYKIEYLLRSIIKQFCEGRKELPLSGIDAMDEQLLVNKLRDYLPQKRYVVVFDDVWKIEFWDSIKNSLPNNHVGGRIIITTRNSEVANYCKKSSPVRVYKLQPLPRDKAWELFCKRAFQFDFEGHCPATLEKLSQDIVEKCGGLPLAIVAISGLLSTKEKTMFEWKNLHDSLGFEFGRNPHLSSVNKILSLSFEDLPYNLKSCFLYLGMYPEDYSINCIRLIRQWIAEGFVKEIEGKTLEEVAQEYLIELIHRSLVQVSEVKMDGKVRRCRLHDLLHEIVLQKMKDLSFCHVLLKQESSFEGLIQRMSVNKVSYNVLKGFKDKKIHSLLLFNLDELPKSFMSPFFSDFKFLKVIDFEEAPLDHIPKDVGSLFHLRYLSLRNTKVKMLPKSIGKLQNLETLDLKQTLVSELPIEINRLHKLRHLLAYYHDYGLDFSLASQKGVKIQKGVGCLEELQKLYFVDLNHGGVDLVKDMGKLRQLRKLGVKNLSKETMRALCASIATMNHLQSLDIASISEDEIIDLQSISTPSQCLQRLYIKGHLEKCPDWIPKLQHLVKLGIYWSKLKEDPMKALQNLPNLLELEISRQAYNGEQLHIKIGGFPKLKILNLQFFNALHSLMIDEGALPLLEKFVIGRSPQLKEVPCGILHLRNLKELRFIDMHKEFEESLDPELGSHYWIIEHVPIVYLLHKVRTGFYDLEARILRSKHLTGS, encoded by the coding sequence ATGGCAGAGACGGCAGTATCCTCTCTTATCGACAGGCTGGTTCACTTGCTGACCCAAGAAGCAAAACTGTTAGCAGGCATACATGGAGAAGTTGCTGACATCAAAGATGAACTGGAGAGCATTCAGTCCTTCCTCAAGGATGCAGATGCAAAGGCCGCAGCTGAACAAGACATTGACGAGGGCGTCAAAACGTGGGTGAAACAAGTAAGAGAAGTAGCTTTCCACATAGACGTTGCAATAGATCAATACTTGCTTCAGGTGGCAATACATGATCCTCATCCAAGTGGCTTCCGTGGTACCCTCCAGAAAACCACTCACTTACTCAAAACAATAATACCACGCCACAAGATCGCAGCTAAGATTCAAGAGATCAAGGCATCAGTTCAGAAAATCAATGAGAGAAGTAAAAGATATGGCTTCCAATCCACTGCTCAAGGATCGTGTTGTGGTGCTCGGAGTATAAGTTGGAATAATGACCCTCGAAATGATTCCCTTTATCTTGACGATGCAGATGTTGTAGGAATTGAATCTTCTATAGATGAATTGATTAGCTGGTTGGTAGGAGGATCTCCTCATCGTACTGTGGTTTCGGTGGTGGGAATGGGGGAACTAGGTAAAACCACTCTTACCAAGAAAGTCTATGACAACCAAATGGTAAAAGGGTACTTTGACTACCATGCTTGGATCTCAGTTTCTCAGTCTTACAAAATAGAATATTTGCTAAGGAGCATAATAAAGCAGTTTTGCGAGGGCAGAAAGGAGCTCCCTTTGTCGGGAATTGATGCAATGGATGAACAATTGTTGGTCAATAAATTGAGAGATTACTTACCGCAAAAAAGGTATGTGGTTGTATTCGATGATGTAtggaaaattgaattttgggatagcataaaaaattctttacctAATAATCATGTAGGTGGTAGAATTATTATCACAACACGTAATAGTGAGGTTGctaattattgtaaaaaatctTCACCTGTTCGTGTTTACAAGTTGCAACCACTACCTAGGGACAAGGCATGGGAGCTCTTTTGCAAAAGGGCTTTCCAATTTGATTTTGAAGGACATTGTCCCGCAACTTTAGAGAAATTGTCTCAGGACATTGTTGAGAAGTGCGGAGGATTGCCACTTGCAATTGTTGCTATAAGTGGTCTTTtgtcaacaaaagaaaaaactatgtTTGAATGGAAAAACTTGCATGATAGCCTTGGCTTTGAGTTTGGAAGAAATCCACATCTTTCAAGTGTGAACAAAATTTTATCCCTAAGTTTTGAAGACTTGCCTTATAACCTAAAATCCTGTTTCTTATACCTTGGTATGTATCCAGAGGATTACTCCATTAATTGTATAAGATTGATTCGACAATGGATAGCCGAAGGCTTTGTGAAAGAAATTGAAGGTAAAACATTAGAAGAGGTTGCACAAGAATACTTGATAGAATTAATCCATAGAAGTTTGGTTCAAGTATCAGAGGTCAAAATGGATGGAAAAGTTAGACGATGTCGACTCCATGATCTTTTGCATGAGATTGTCCTCCAAAAGATGAAGGATTTGAGTTTTTGTCATGTACTATTGAAACAAGAGTCAAGCTTTGAAGGACTAATTCAACGCATGTCAGTAAACAAAGTTTCATATAATGTTCTCAAAGGatttaaggacaaaaaaattcattcactTTTATTGTTCAATCTTGATGAATTGCCGAAGTCTTTTATGAGTCCCTTTTTTTCAgatttcaagtttttgaaagTAATAGATTTTGAAGAGGCTCCATTGGATCACATTCCTAAAGATGTTGGAAGTTTATTTCACTTAAGGTATTTAAGTTTGAGAAATACCAAAGTAAAAATGCTTCCAAAATCCATAGGAAAGTTGCAAAATTTGGAGACTCTAGATCTAAAGCAAACCCTAGTGTCTGAATTACCAATAGAGATTAACAGGCTTCATAAGTTGCGACATCTTTTAGCCTACTATCATGATTATGGACTAGATTTCAGTTTGGCTTCTCAAAAAGGGGTAAAGATACAAAAAGGGGTTGGATGTTTAGAGGAGTTGCAAAAGTTGTATTTTGTGGATTTGAATCATGGAGGGGTTGATCTAGTTAAAGATATGGGAAAGTTGAGACAATTGAGGAAGCTTGGAGTGAAAAACCTGTCAAAGGAAACCATGAGGGCTTTATGTGCCTCTATTGCAACAATGAACCACCTTCAATCTCTTGATATAGCTTCAATAAGCGAAGATGAGATCATTGATTTACAATCCATTTCAACTCCATCTCAATGTCTTCAGCGCCTCTACATAAAGGGGCATTTAGAGAAGTGCCCAGATTGGATTCCTAAACTTCAACATCTAGTCAAATTAGGGATTTATTGGTCAAAGTTGAAAGAGGACCCAATGAAAGCCCTTCAAAATCTACCCAATTTGTTGGAACTCGAAATCTCAAGACAGGCATACAATGGAGAGCAATTGCATATTAAGATAGGAGGGTttccaaaactcaaaattctAAATCTCCAATTCTTCAATGCATTGCATTCATTGATGATAGATGAGGGAGCATTGcctcttcttgaaaaatttgTGATTGGGCGTAGTCCGCAACTAAAAGAGGTGCCGTGCGGAATCCTACATCTGAGAAACCTCAAAGAACTAAGATTTATTGATATGCACAAGGAATTCGAAGAAAGTTTGGATCCCGAGCTAGGATCACATTATTGGATTATTGAGCATGTACCCATCGTTTATCTCTTACACAAGGTTCGCACAGGATTTTACGACCTTGAGGCCCGCATTCTTCGTTCCAAACATTTGACAGGGTCATAA